Part of the Streptomyces sp. NBC_01264 genome, CTCGACGCCTTCGTGGACTTCGCGGGGATCCACCAGGAGCTGGGCATCACCGAGATCGTCGTCCACTGGCCGATCCCCGACTCGGACTTCGCCGCCGACCAGAGCGTCTTCGAGAAGATCGCCACCGAGGCGCTCTCCCAGCTGGGCTGACCACGAGGAACCCGAACGGGACCGAGGAGTTCGCAGGGCCGTGCGCCGGTGTCACGGCGTGGGAGCAAGACCCGGCTGCTCGAAAGTGCTCGGCACCGGCAGGGTCGCCCAGCGGTCGACCGGCCAGGCGAGCACCACGGCACGGCCCACCACGTCCTTCAGGGGCACCATGCCGCCGCGGGGGTCCTGCTGGTGATAGCGGGAGTCCTGCGAACTCTGCCGGTGGTCGCCCATCACCCAGATGTGGCCGCTGGGCACCGTGACCTTGAACTGGCCTCCCGCATCCGTGCTGCAGGCGGTGTTCCCGGCGAAGACGTACGGCTCGGTGAGCGGCTTGGAGTTCACCTTCAGCGGTCCCGTGCCCGCGCATTCGACCGTGTCGCCGGCGACGCCGATGACACGCTTGATCAGGTGGTTCTCTCCGGCCGCGGGCATCAGACCGATGGCGCTCAGGAACTTCTGGGCCACATTCGGTTCCTCCACCGGATGCCCCTCCAGCCAGTCGCCGGGATCACGGAAGACCACGACCTCGCCCCTGGCCGGCTCCGAGCCGAACCACGGGGTGAGCTTGTCGACCAGGACGCGATCGCCCTTCTGCAGGGTGTTCTGCATGGAGCCCGAGGGGATCAGGAACGCCTGGAGCAGGAAGGTCTTGATCAGGAAGGCCAGCACCAGCGCGACGCCGACGAGAAGCGGCAGCTCCATCCAGAAGGGGCGGCGCCGCTTCGGCCCGCGCCCGGAGACAGGTGCGGGCCGCTTCACGGGATCGCCCTCGTCCTCCGGGCCCTCCCGGTCGGATCGCGTATCGACCACCAAGTCCCCCATGACAACTCCAGGCTCCGGCGCATTTCTGCGGTCTGCACGGACCCTACGCCCGAGGCTGTACCTACGGCGTGAAGAGAAGCTCGCGCAGGACCTCGCCCACCAGCACCGGTTCTCGCTCCGGATGCAGGGTGCCCTCTCGTTCGCACGCCCCGCACAGGGCCATCGCCAGGCTCGCGACCCACTTGGCATGCGGGCCGCCACAGGCGTCGCAGTCCGACGTGCGGGCTGAAGGGATGAGCACGTCGCCCCCGAGTGATGTCGTCCGAACCGGCACCGAGCCGGCAGCGCGAACCGCAGCGGAACCGGCGAGGAGATCCTTCCACCGCCCACTGACAACCATGTGGCGATGTTTCACGTGAAACATCGCCGACCTTCGGCATGGGCGAAGATGGACCCGTGACCTCGGCTCCCCAGCGCCCGGACGGGCCAACCCCCGCGACCCGGCTCATCGCCACCGACCTCGACGGCACCCTGCTGCGCGACGACAAATCCGTCTCGGAACGCACCGTCGCCGCACTCGCCGCCGCCGAGGAGGCCGGCATCGCGGTGTTCTTCGTGACCGGACGCCCGGCCCGGTGGATGGGTGTGGTCAGCGACCACGTTCAGGGCCACGGTCTGGCCATCTGCGCGAACGGCGCCGCCGTCGTCGACCTGCACGCCATGGACCGGCACACCGCCGACGGGCAGACCACCGATGGGCAGACCGCCGATCGGCACACCTCCGACCGGCAACCTGCGGGCCGGGAGTTCGTCCAGGTCAGGCCGCTGCCCCGGATCACCGCGCTCAAGGTGGTGGAGGCCCTGCGGGCCGCCGCCCCCGGCACCTCCTTCGCCGTCGAGCTGACCACCGGCATCAACTACGAGCCCCAGTACCCGCCGTTCTTCCAGGACCCGGGCGCCAATGTCGCCACCGCCGAGGAATTGCTGCACGAGGCCACGGACGACGATGCGGCCCCCGTGCTCAAGGTGCTCGCGCACCACGCCGAGCTGGCTCCGGACGAGTTCCTCGAGCTGGCGCGCTCCGTCGCCGGCGCGTACGCCTCGATCACCCGCTCCAGCCCGACCTCCCTGCTGGAGATCAGCGGCCCCGGTGTCTCCAAGGCGAGCACCCTGGCCCTGTGCTGTGAGGAGCGCGGCATCTCGCCCGCCGAGGTGGTCGCCTTCGGCGATATGCCGAACGACGTGGAGATGCTCGGCTGGGCCGGCACCTCCTACGCCATGGGCAATGCCCATCCGGATGTGATCGCGGCCGCGTCGGGCCGTACGGTCGCCAACAACGAGGACGGCGTCGCCCTGGTCATCGAGCGCATCCTGGCCGCGCGGGCGTCCCGCACCGAGGCATAGCTACGGCGCGGCCACGGCGGGGCGACCCCAGCTCGTCGACCACAGCCGGTCGACCACAGCCGGTCGACCACAGCAGGGCCTCGCTACAGCG contains:
- the lepB gene encoding signal peptidase I; translation: MGDLVVDTRSDREGPEDEGDPVKRPAPVSGRGPKRRRPFWMELPLLVGVALVLAFLIKTFLLQAFLIPSGSMQNTLQKGDRVLVDKLTPWFGSEPARGEVVVFRDPGDWLEGHPVEEPNVAQKFLSAIGLMPAAGENHLIKRVIGVAGDTVECAGTGPLKVNSKPLTEPYVFAGNTACSTDAGGQFKVTVPSGHIWVMGDHRQSSQDSRYHQQDPRGGMVPLKDVVGRAVVLAWPVDRWATLPVPSTFEQPGLAPTP
- a CDS encoding HAD hydrolase family protein; this translates as MGEDGPVTSAPQRPDGPTPATRLIATDLDGTLLRDDKSVSERTVAALAAAEEAGIAVFFVTGRPARWMGVVSDHVQGHGLAICANGAAVVDLHAMDRHTADGQTTDGQTADRHTSDRQPAGREFVQVRPLPRITALKVVEALRAAAPGTSFAVELTTGINYEPQYPPFFQDPGANVATAEELLHEATDDDAAPVLKVLAHHAELAPDEFLELARSVAGAYASITRSSPTSLLEISGPGVSKASTLALCCEERGISPAEVVAFGDMPNDVEMLGWAGTSYAMGNAHPDVIAAASGRTVANNEDGVALVIERILAARASRTEA